From one Sparus aurata chromosome 16, fSpaAur1.1, whole genome shotgun sequence genomic stretch:
- the LOC115566040 gene encoding zinc finger protein RFP-like yields the protein MCKKHHKLLELFCKDDQTCVCMICTISDHKQHKVVALKEECEGRKAELEETEAERQQMIQQRQLKIEEFKHSVKKKSAELQQLSLSEDHLHLLQNLPSLNAAPPTKDWSEVRVRSPSYEGIFRVASAPLVDELITELKKLLPKTELKTAQKFAEDVTLDPDTAHPQLILSEDGKQVHHADVKKKLQDNRKRFSTGLCVVGKQVISTGQFYFEVQVKGKTQWFIGVAKESINRKGPLDIDPQNGFWTLALRKENEYWAAALRLDSKSNPEKVGVFVDYEEGLVLFYDVDAANLIYAFTGCCFTEKLLPVFCPSFNQGGKNFAPLIICPVNRTT from the exons ATGTGTAAGAAGCAtcataaactgctggagctgttctgcaAAGATGACCAGACATGTGTCTGCATGATCTGCACTATTTCAGACCACAAACAACATAAAGTTGTTGCTCTGAAAGAAGAATGTGAAGGGAGAAAGGCAGAACTGGAGGAGACAGAGGCTGAACGTCAGCAGATGATCCAGCAGAGACAACTGAAGATTGAAGAGTTCAAACATTCTGTCAAG aagaaaagtgctGAGCTACAGCAGCTCTCACTCTctgaagaccacctccacctcctccaaaaCCTCCCGTCCCTGAAtgctgctccacccaccaaggacTGGTCGGAGGTCAGAGTCCGTTCTCCATCTTATGAGGGTATTTTCAGGGTGGCTTCTGCTCCATTGGTAGATGAGCTCATAACTGAATTGAAGAAACTGCTACCAAAGACTGAGCTCAAAACTGCCCAGAAGTTTGCAGAGGATGTGACTCttgatcctgatacagcacatccccaactcatcctgtctgaagatgGTAAACAGGTTCATCATGCTGATGTCAAGAAGAAGCTCCAAGATAACCGAAAGAGGTTTTCTACTGGTCTGTGTGTTGTAGGGAAGCAGGTCATTTCTACAGGACAATTTTATTTTGAGGTTcaggttaaagggaagactcaGTGGTTTATAGGAGTTGCCAAAGAGTCAATCAATAGGAAGGGGCCACTCGATATTGATCCTCAGAATGGTTTCTGGACTCTTGCTTTGAGGAAAGAAAATGAGTACTGGGCTGCTGCATTACGTCTCGATTCAAAGTCAAATCcagagaaggtgggggtgtttgtggattatgaggagggtctggtcttGTTTTATGATGTGGATGCTGCCAATCTTATCTAcgcctttactggctgctgcttcactgagAAACTCCTGCCTGTCTTCTGCCCCTCCTTTAATCAGGGTGGCAAAAACTTCGCCCCTCTGATCATCTGTCCTGTCAACCGTACTACGTAA